CCTCTAGATAAAGATGAAGATTATACATTTCATGGGGAAATAGGAGATACAACTGTAAGGGTATTAGATAACACAGCGAAGATTATAGAGTCTCCCTGCTCCAACAAAACCTGTATAAAAATTGGAGAAATCTCCAAAAGTGGTCAGAGTTCAGCCTGTTTACCTAATAGAATACTTATATCAATAGTTGGAGATCATGATAATGAAGTCGATGCCATCACGTTCTAATAGTTACAATATAATACCTATTTTAGGAGCACTTTCCCTTTTTTTCTCGGTTATTGAGTATATTATACCTAAACCTATACCATTCCTTAGAATAGGACTTGCAAATATACCAATCCTACTCTCCCTAGTACTACTAACCCCTAAAAAGACTATTTTATTAATTTTTATCAAGTCAATTGGTTCTTCACTAATTGCCGGGACTATCTTTAGTTGGATTTTTTTATACTCACTTTCTGGATCTTTAGCTAGCGGGATTATTATGTTAATCTTTTACAGAGTTTTTAATAGATGGATTTCAATGATAGGTATAAGTGTTATTGGAGCATTAAGTAGTAACTTAGTACAAATATCATTTGCAACACTACTACTAGGTTCTGGAGCTAAGTATATTGGGTTGCCTATACTTATTACAGGATTAATAACAGGTATAGTTATCGGATATTTCACTAATAATTTTTTAGACAAGTCCCTTTGGATAAGGAGTAACAAATTAAACATACAGTAGGTTTTTTATCAATTTTGATGTTTCTATTTATTAATAACCCATATTTAAAGCTAATAACTGCTATTTTTTATATAATAATAACATTTTTATCCGGATTTAGAGTAAAACTTCTTCCTAATATCTTGCTATTTACATCTATTTTAATAGTTTCTCTATTTAGTCCTGTAGGACTAGTTATAACGAATATTGGACCAATGACAATAACCTTAGGAGCACTGGAGAATGGATTATATAATTCAGCCCTATTAATTGGTCTATTATATCTATCAAAGCATATAAGTATGTCTAATATTAAGTTTTCAGGAACAACTGGTATTCTAATTAGAGATACATTTCACTATTTTAACCAGCTAACCTCTGGTGATAAAATTAAATTTAAGGGATTTATAGAACAAATAGATAATAAGCTTTTAAATCTTACACCTTATAATTCAGACAGTAATACAAATGAGGTAAAAAAAACAAAGGATAATAGTAAAATAATCTTTGTTATAACCCTATCTCTTATCCTCCTTGACAAATTATACCATAATTTTTAGTTTTACTTATGAGAAATATTTTTTACATAACTTTATATATAGTAATATTATCAACTTCAATTTATACCCAAAATTTACATAATAAATTTAATATAAATAGTGATGACCTAGCGAAGGTAATTATTAATGAAGATGAAATTACAAAAAAAGCCATAACAACTACTCCTGTCAACTTTCTAACACTTGTAGATAAACTCCTTAATAATAGTGTTGATTTAACCTTAGTTGATAAAAACCATAGACTATTAGAAAACTATATCCCTCCTAAAATGGTCAATTTAAGTGATTTCGATCTGCACACAAGATATAAAACAATGCTTTTTGCCCAATATGCAATAGATGATTTTATTCAGATGTCAAATGATGCAAAGAAAAATAATATCGATATTTTTATAGCATCAACCTATAGATCCTATGGTTTTCAAAATAGAATATTTAACAATATGAAAAATTTTCACGGTGAAGAAAAAGCAGCAACAATTGTGGCATACCCAGGAGCGAGTCAACACCAGCTAGGAACAGCTGTTGATTTTGGGACAATAACAACAGCTTATGCTTACACAGATGCTGGTAAATGGTTAAAAGAGAATAGTTGGAAGTATGGTTTCACCCTATCCTATCCCAAGGGAAAAGAGAGTTTAACAACATATATATGGGAACCTTGGCACTATAGGTATATTGGACCTGCAGGAGCACTAATTCAACGAAATTATTTTAACGACATACAGCAAAATTTTCTTATTTTTTGGGATAAATACAGTGCATTTTTTTTAGAAAGGCATATACACTAAGATTTTATTTTCTGTATAATACCATATTATGGATAGACGGATAAAAGAGATTCTACAAACCCCTGCAAAAGAGCAGGAATTGACAGTTAATGGCTGGGTTAGATCCAAAAGAGATTCTAAAGCAGTATGTTTTATAGCATTAAATGATGGTTCATGTATGAGTAATATACAGATCATTATTGATAAAGAGAATTCTAATGAGAATTTATTAAATGCTATAAATCAGCTTAATACCGGTGCTAGTTGTAGTGTAAACGGAATTCTAGTTGAGTCTTTAGGTAAGGGTCAAACAGTCGAAATACAGGCAAAAAATATCACTGTCCTAGGGGAAGCTCCAGATGATTATCCTCTGCAAAAAAAGAGACACTCATTTGAATTTTTAAGGGATATAGCCCATTTACGACCAAGAAGTAATACATTTGCTGCTGTTGCTAGGGTTAGAAACGCAATGAGTTTTGCTGTGCATAAATATTTCCAAGAGAATGGATTCCTATATGTAAATACACCTATAATCACAGAGAGTGATGCAGAAGGTGCTGGAGAGATGTTCCAAGTTACAACTATTCCTATGGAGAAACTATCAGGTGGAGTTGACTATACAAGGGACTTCTTTGGTAAAAAGGCATCCTTAACTGTTAGTGGCCAACTAATGGGTGAAACATACGCTACAGCCCTTGGTAATATATACACCTTTGGACCAACGTTTAGAGCAGAAAACTCCAATACTACAAAACATTTATCTGAGTTTTGGATGATTGAACCAGAGATGGCTTTTTGTGATATTAATATGAACATAGACATTGCTGAGGAGTTTTTAAAATATATATTACAGTATGTACTAGACAACTGTCAGGAAGATATGGCGTTTTTTAATCAACACATAGAAAAGGGTGTTATTGAGAAACTAGAGAATGTAATTAAGAGTGAGTTTAAAAGGGTTACATACACCGAGGCTATAGATATTTTAGAGAAATCTAATGAGAAATTCCAATACCCTGTAAGCTGGGGAATAGACCTACATACAGAGCATGAAAAGTACTTAACAAAACATTTTAATGGAGCTGTTGCAGTTGTTGACTATCCTAAGGATATTAAAGCCTTCTATATGAAACTAAATGAAGATGGAAAGACTGTAAGAGGTGTAGATATTTTAGTTCCTAGACTAGGTGAAATAATTGGTGGATCCGAAAGAGAGAATGATTACGAGACGCTTTTAGGGAAAATCAAAGAAGTAGGGTTAGATCCTGAAGAGTACTCTTGGTATTTAGATACAAGAAAGTATGGCTCTGTACCACATTCAGGTTTTGGTCTTGGATTTGCAAGATTGATAATGTATGTAACTGGTATGGAAAATATTAGGGATGTTATACCCTTCCCAAGAAGTTCTAAAAATCTTAAATTCTAAAAAAAGCTGCTTATGCAGCTTTTTTTATCTACTCTTCCCTATACATATCAAACCTATAACCAAAACTGAGGGAAAAAGTATAGACAAAACTACTCTCATATTCAAACATTGTATACCCCATAATTGGGATACCCCTTATAAAAAAGTTATTATTTAAAATATACTCTATTGGGAATCTAATTAAAAAAATTGATGAGAATTTATCTAGGGAAACATTCAATAGAACCCCACTTCCTAGGCCTATTTTTAACTGAGAACTATTAAGATCCCTACTGTATAAAAAAAGATCTGTAGAGAAGGTCATCCCTTTGAAATGGATAAATGAGTAATCAAAATTTAGGTTTATATTTTTAGAGTTTATAGTTAAACCAGAGGATATACCAACATTTAACATTATATAACTCTCATTTGGATTACTGTTATAAAATTGAAATAGCCTACTCTCTTGGGAGTAGACTATAAATGATAGATTAAAAAATATAAGAAACAGTAAATGCTTCAAATTATAGTCCTACTCTAACTCCAAGACCTACTTCAAAATCAAATGTAGGTTTAGGAATTATAGGTACTATAGGCTTAGCTTGAAGATAGATATCTAAACCATTTAATATTTCCCTAATTTTAAATACTAGTTCTACTGGAACAATAATATTTAAGCCAAAATAATTATCACTAATACCAATTCCTGCACCAGCTGCAACATTCCAAGAGAAACCATTAGCAATTCCGGCTCCTGCTAGTGTATAGTCTGCACTTAAACTTAGGGCACTGTTTGTTAAAGCTGTAATTGATAACTCAACCTCTACTTTTCCACTACTAGCTGTTGCAGTAAAACCTGAAGGCTCAAATACACCCATACCACCAACAGTTACAGCACTAGCTGTTCCAATAGTAGTAACAATAAAAAATAAGATAACTATTCCTTTTTTCACCATAATAAACTCCATTAAAAAAAATTATGTAATGTTAGCATTAATAATTATAAATTACTATAAATATTTCATATCTAACATTATGCTTATAGTAGAGGTTACAATATGAATAAGATTAATTTAACAATAGATAAAAAAAATTATGAAGTAGATCAGTATTCTAATTTAATAACTATTTTAGAAGATAAAAGTATAATTGCCGCATCGGCAAATAATAAAATAATATCTCTACACCACGAGTTAAAGTCAAACTGTAATATAGAACCAATCTATATAGATACTATTCCTGGATCTAGAGCATACAGACAGACACTATGTTTTATTTTATCCATGGCAGCAAAGGAAGTTCTACCTAATAAGAAGTTAATTATTGGCCACTCTCTAGGTCACGCATTTTACTACTACTTTCTTGACGAAATAGTAACAGAGGATGAACTAATTCTTTTAGAAAATAGAATGCACGAGATTGTAGAAGAGGATAGACCTATAAAGGAGAACTACATCTCATGGGTTGAAGCTGTTAACTATTTCAAATCTATTCACCAGTACGATACAGCCCAGCTTTTAGAGTATAGAACAGAGGATGACCTTAAAATTGTTGATTGTCTAGGGTTTAAAGAGATATATCACATGCCCTTAGCTCCATCTACCGGGTATATTAAGACCTTTGATTTAGTTAATAAGGGTAACGGGTTTTTACTTCACTTCCCCCACTCATTAAACCCTAAAAAACTAACACCGGTAGAGGATATGCCAGTTATTTTTGGTATATTTCAAGACTATAAAAAATGGGTTAAAATCCAAGAAGTTCACTGTGTAGGTAAATTAAACGAGTTATCATTAACAAAGAGTATTAGGCACTTTATTAAGTTATCCGAAACAGAACATGATAGACAAATTGTTAACATTGCATCAAAAATACAAAAAAATATCGATAGTGTAAAGGCAATTTTAATAGCAGGTCCATCCTCTTCAGGGAAGACTACATTTTCAAAAAAATTAGCCCTTGCATTGGAGATAAATGGTATAAAACCAATTAATATCTCCCTTGATGACTACTATCTTCCCCATGATAAGGTACCAGTAGATGAGTTTGGTGAGAAGGATCTAGAAACTGTTCATGCTCTTAATATACCCCTTCTTAATCAGAATCTGATTGATCTACTCGCAGGGAAAGAGACATATATTCCAATAAATGACTTTACTAAAGGGATACAGATATTAGAGGGTAGGAAGCTAAAATTAGAAGAAAATAATGTCCTAATTATTGAGGGTATACACGCATTAAATGATGAACTAACAGATAAAGTACCCAAATCATCAAAGTTTAAAATTTATATTTCAGCCCTTACAGGACTTAATCTTGATGATAACAATAGGATCTCTTCAACAGATAATAGATTATTAAGGCGTATGGTTAGGGATTATAACTTTCGAAGATATAGTGCAGATAATACATTTAATATTTGGCCTAGTGTTAATAGGGGTGAAAAGAAATATATATTCCCATTTCAAGGAAGTGCAGATTGTGTTTTTAATTCAGCCCTACCCTATGAGATAGCAGTACTAAAAATATATGCAGAACCTCTGCTTAGAACTATTAGGCCAGATAATGCAAACTATAATGAAGCTGTTAGAATACTTAATCTATTATCCAATTTTACCCCAATACCTGAGGATTTAGTACCATCAGATTCACTTATTAGAGAGTTTATAGGAAAGAGTTATTTTAAATATTAAAACCACGTAATCTATAGGATTGCACAGAGAGGACAATAATAAAAAAGAAAAATGCAACAGCCATTGAGATTAATATTAGTTGTAGAAACGACTCTTTGGTTTTGCTTTTTTCTAATTTGTCCAAAAGTACCTCTTGATTAAATCCTAGTCTTTGAATTTTCTTATTTTGTAAAAGTATAAAATTTGAATACTTCTCTTGTAAGGCGATTAGGTCTTCTTGTACTATGGATAAATTTTTATAATCACCAACTTTTTTATATTTTTGACAAAGTGACTTAAGAACCTCTATCTCTAAAGGGTCCTTATTAATAAACTTACTTACTAAGTAGGCCTCTTTTAAGTAGTTTGTACTATTTGTAATCTCTCCTAATGCTAAAAGGGATTGGACTCCATAAGGACTCATCTCAAACTCTGAAGATTTTAAAAAGTAAGAGAGGGATTTTTGTAAATCGATATCCTTATAATACTCACCAAAAAAATTATATACCATAGCTAAGATTTCATCGTTCTCTAAACTTTTACTTAAGTTTAATATTTGTTCAAACTTATTCAAATCTATCTCTATACCTAACTCGAAATTAAGTTTAAAACGTAAAATTGAAAAATATACAACTTCTCTATCATCAAGTGATGCAACAAGTTCTTCTATAGTTAATAGAGTGTCTAATTCTTCATACATATCATATTTAAGAAATGTTTCTGCAATAAATAGTATAAATAGGTTGTTATCCAACTTTATGTTACCCTCTTTTATAATGTTAAATCCCTCTTTAACAGTATCAATAAGTAAAAATTTTTCATTTAATATATCTAAGGCTCTAGCTTTAATATAAAGAGAGTATAGGTACTCCTTTTTATCACTATTATTATTAATATAGATACTCTTATCAGCAAAATAGAGGGCGTTTGATGGATCTAAGTCAAGGGAGTTAAAAGCTCTTGTATTAAAAGCACTTATTTCCTTCTCTATTGAAAAGAGAGGACAAAGAGATAATAAAAATATCAGAAGAATAACGGCTTTACTATTCACTAATGCTCCTGCTATACCAGGTTGTATCCTTATATTCTGTAGCTAGTATGTTCATAATTTTGTCCTTTAAAACTAGATCCTCAATTTTCCCACTTAAAATAAGGCCTTTATATAAGGCATAGGAAGCCTCTTCCTTAAAGTCAGAATAGTTTATATAGAGATTTAGATAAAGATCTATAGCCTCTTTTTCTTCTCCATACTCCTCTAAAATTTGTGCTTCTAACATTATTGCATCTATTTTAACCAAGTCTTCTGTTAAGCTACTTGATAAAAGGGTTGTAATATTTATTTCAGCCTCTTTAAAATTATTATCTTTAAAAAGATAATAAGATTTAAGATATATCAATCTATCAATTTCATCTCTACTATCAGATAGCTGAATTAGGTTATTGATAACTTCAATGGAACTATCCCCATAAAAGCCTTGGTTTATTATTTCTGTATAAATAGGGATAACTAAACTCTTATCTATATTTTTATCTTCTAATAAATTCTTTACATAGAGTGTTAATCTTGGATCTAACTGTTCTTTTAAGATTGTTACAATCTGTTTAACACTCTCTAAAAAATATATGTCTTTATCATAGATGGAATCAATTAGTAAATTTAGAGATTCTATGATATTTTCTGATAAGGAGTAAGCTTCTGCTAATCTAAATCTAGCTTTATACCAGTTTTTATCCCTATCAAAAATATTTAAAGCCTCTTTATATACATCTATAGAACTAATAATGTTTCCACCATATAGTCTATTATCCCCCTCATTCATCATAACACTACCTGGGAGTTCAGACTCTCTATATTTATTATAGAAATCTTTAACTAAT
Above is a genomic segment from Thiospirochaeta perfilievii containing:
- a CDS encoding NusG domain II-containing protein; amino-acid sequence: MIFKPLDALVVICTIVVITIFFINTLNNSNSSSFVKIEVVGREYLYPLDKDEDYTFHGEIGDTTVRVLDNTAKIIESPCSNKTCIKIGEISKSGQSSACLPNRILISIVGDHDNEVDAITF
- a CDS encoding Gx transporter family protein, producing MKSMPSRSNSYNIIPILGALSLFFSVIEYIIPKPIPFLRIGLANIPILLSLVLLTPKKTILLIFIKSIGSSLIAGTIFSWIFLYSLSGSLASGIIMLIFYRVFNRWISMIGISVIGALSSNLVQISFATLLLGSGAKYIGLPILITGLITGIVIGYFTNNFLDKSLWIRSNKLNIQ
- a CDS encoding M15 family metallopeptidase, with translation MRNIFYITLYIVILSTSIYTQNLHNKFNINSDDLAKVIINEDEITKKAITTTPVNFLTLVDKLLNNSVDLTLVDKNHRLLENYIPPKMVNLSDFDLHTRYKTMLFAQYAIDDFIQMSNDAKKNNIDIFIASTYRSYGFQNRIFNNMKNFHGEEKAATIVAYPGASQHQLGTAVDFGTITTAYAYTDAGKWLKENSWKYGFTLSYPKGKESLTTYIWEPWHYRYIGPAGALIQRNYFNDIQQNFLIFWDKYSAFFLERHIH
- the asnS gene encoding asparagine--tRNA ligase — encoded protein: MDRRIKEILQTPAKEQELTVNGWVRSKRDSKAVCFIALNDGSCMSNIQIIIDKENSNENLLNAINQLNTGASCSVNGILVESLGKGQTVEIQAKNITVLGEAPDDYPLQKKRHSFEFLRDIAHLRPRSNTFAAVARVRNAMSFAVHKYFQENGFLYVNTPIITESDAEGAGEMFQVTTIPMEKLSGGVDYTRDFFGKKASLTVSGQLMGETYATALGNIYTFGPTFRAENSNTTKHLSEFWMIEPEMAFCDINMNIDIAEEFLKYILQYVLDNCQEDMAFFNQHIEKGVIEKLENVIKSEFKRVTYTEAIDILEKSNEKFQYPVSWGIDLHTEHEKYLTKHFNGAVAVVDYPKDIKAFYMKLNEDGKTVRGVDILVPRLGEIIGGSERENDYETLLGKIKEVGLDPEEYSWYLDTRKYGSVPHSGFGLGFARLIMYVTGMENIRDVIPFPRSSKNLKF
- a CDS encoding nucleoside kinase, whose protein sequence is MNKINLTIDKKNYEVDQYSNLITILEDKSIIAASANNKIISLHHELKSNCNIEPIYIDTIPGSRAYRQTLCFILSMAAKEVLPNKKLIIGHSLGHAFYYYFLDEIVTEDELILLENRMHEIVEEDRPIKENYISWVEAVNYFKSIHQYDTAQLLEYRTEDDLKIVDCLGFKEIYHMPLAPSTGYIKTFDLVNKGNGFLLHFPHSLNPKKLTPVEDMPVIFGIFQDYKKWVKIQEVHCVGKLNELSLTKSIRHFIKLSETEHDRQIVNIASKIQKNIDSVKAILIAGPSSSGKTTFSKKLALALEINGIKPINISLDDYYLPHDKVPVDEFGEKDLETVHALNIPLLNQNLIDLLAGKETYIPINDFTKGIQILEGRKLKLEENNVLIIEGIHALNDELTDKVPKSSKFKIYISALTGLNLDDNNRISSTDNRLLRRMVRDYNFRRYSADNTFNIWPSVNRGEKKYIFPFQGSADCVFNSALPYEIAVLKIYAEPLLRTIRPDNANYNEAVRILNLLSNFTPIPEDLVPSDSLIREFIGKSYFKY